The window atcatatataaaagttccgattaaatatttgatttaaaattaaCATTGCCTATCATTTGCATTGAAACGTGCGGACACCCATCTAGTATTTTAGAAAATATCTACACTATTATCTTTCGGGTTAACAAGTATACTGTGAGAGTGAATAGAAGCGTAGATTGTGAGAGGGTGGggtgaggggggggggggggggggattatGAGTGGTAATGGAGAAAGATACATGaaacatatttgtttttccctttatctttattttaactattattatattatatttttattcatgTCATCATTATTGGTTAAATTTTAAGGCTAATTTGAATTTAGTTATCTACCCTGAATAAATATCCACCGACGACGTACGTAAGAAAGTTTCAAAAGCAGCCGGCCTCATTATTAAAACCCACTGTCACCACACTCCCCTTCCAATTCTTACACTCCTCTCATTCATCCAAACCCCTCAAAATTGTTGTGGTACGTTCTCTCTATCATTTTACgctctcttttatttattttatgtatttatgttctgcttttatttacattattattattatatatctataattattGGTTAGTAATTATATCTATGTCACTTCATGCAtagtatattatatgtataatataatgttaCATTTCAAATGGAAATTAACATAATTTCGATGAAAAAGTACGTTGTTAATGTCTTACTGATACATAGACTGCATGCTTTTGGGTTGTTTACACAGATTTAATTGATCgagtgttttatatatatatatatattttaaattttgattgaaTATACACGAACTGTGTATTTAATCTGACATTTCTTTATGATGTTTTGCACTAATTTAAAAGgtctttaattaaaattcaatttCTGATGGTTTTTATGAGGTATGAATTTGTTTATCTACAAAATTTGTCAAAAAACACATCTGTATAGGAAAATTGACACAGGGATGTAATGAATTTCACCCAAAGTGCTATTGTAACAATgaaatttaacatgtttattCAAAGATCAATACATCGTTAATGTCTGATGTAGAAGTTCCATGAAATGTGTTGAGTTGGTCACGTGACCCTGGGGTTTTGCTGCGTCGaattagtttaattttgatAATCATTGGTTAAAACCAtttatactacattataaagaaaaggaaaatgctaaatgaacttaacgtgcaaaaaaaaaaatgtacctttccatatcaaaagctcaAAAATGTACctttccatatcaaaagctcaacctctgaattttatgataagtgcaCAACTACTTAATGCACCTTATCGAAAGCCCttagggtttcgtttagcaaaacccaaaaaaaaacacCTCCTGACTGAAAGTTACATGGGAATTGTCTAAAATGCCCtcaatgattaaattacactatcagttttttaatatatctctattaactctttatatcaattattttaccTCAATTATTTACACCCCTCGATGCCGcttctaccaccaacagtcgcccccaCCGCCATGACCAacgccgcattgcgtgggtaccgtgctagtaaaaataaaagtaatccATATATATGGATATAATATTAAGAATAACGTAAAGAGTTCTGAGGATCAAATTCTACTAGACATAATACTGGAGAGGGCAAGTGAAGGTTTTGAGAATTGCCACATGATACCCTGGTTAGGCAGTTAGGCTGTGTACATCTgagtcaaaaagaaaaaaaaaagtaatggagggaaccctagccctAGTACCACAAatggatacccatcgactcaccCCGAACTGTACATCTGGGTCAAATTAACCTGAATAGGGAAAACTTCATCCGTgtttcttataattttgatttgAACAGAAAATACTGAAGTAGTAAAGTGTCTTGTCATCTAAGCATGATCAATCATCAACTGAAACTAGGGCCTCTCAGAAAAAGATAAACGTATCAACTATAATTAGGACAAATTTGGACTGTAATATTACTTCTTTGCTTTTGAGACGAATATCTTCGTTTTCTTTGACATTTCTTATATTTGAAGTTGAGAAGAAGCTTACAGTAAAGATCATATACACATAGAGATATAGAGATCCTCTTGACGAGTATTTAGTATTCAATTTCATTTGTATTCGTGTTCAGTTTTTACTTTGGATATGCTAGTTGATAACATGTCTTTTTTGGTATAAACATATACAGATGGCGTCTGTTCATGCTAATTTGACATCAGTTATGTGTAAAAATGTGAACCATTCTGGCATTTCAAAGCTTTCAAAGACTGCTTTCTTGCCTATTTTTGATGTGGCTGCTGATCCTACAAACTTATGGAAGAAGGAAATACGGTCCTCTTATATAATGGTGCCTCGCGCCACGTTGACTTTTGACCCCCCATCAACTAATGTGGAGAAGACTAAGCAAAGGAAGAATACAGTGGACCCGGCTTCCCCTGATTTCCTTCCACTCCCATCCTTTGAACAATGTTTCCCACAAAGCACAAAGGAATACAGGTAGTTGGCTTATGGTATAGTTTTATCAAAAAAAGTCAAGGTGTAGATTTATGCAGGGTGGACGGGTTGGGTAACGGGCCAAGAAAGGTTATGGTCAAACATCTTACTTTCTGTGCACAGGTCTATGCGTCAAAATATACCGTGGGCGACTTTTGACCCTATTGTGACCTGTTTGACCCTTATTTCATATAGCTTGATTCGAAATTCTACCCGTTTGACCTTTTAGAGATAAAAcatcacaaacaaaaaaaatttggcGACCTTTTCGAATCAAGTTTCTTACTATTGTAGTTAGTTTTCGAGAAATTAAGACATCCATCCTGAATCCTGTTACTCATTCATTGAATTATCAGATGTTTTCAATAACTGTGGAACTAATACAGTATTACCATCTGTAAACTGCTCTACAGGGAAGTTGTTCATGAAGAGTCTGGTAATGTTCTTAAAGTTCCATTTCGCCGTGTTCACCTGGCAGGGGATGAACCacattttgatgcatatgaCACCAGTGGTCCACAAAACATAAGCCCCCAAGTTGGTATGCACACAGACTCCAACTTCTACTTGTGTTTAGTCTCTTTTATATAGTCTTTTCATATCTCAATAATTAAAGTTGTAAGTTCTGGTAAGTAATAGTATTACTCCGTGTGAAGATAAAAAGAAAGTTGGGCTAAGCATAAGGAACACAGCAGTTTAGTTACATACTTGTATTGGCGTTTCTTCTCATTTCTCTCAGTGTTGAGTGTGACAAATGAAATCTTGATTGTTATACTAATGCATCCCTAAGAGTTGCTTGATTTTAGCTGtgtgttaaaaaaaacattctGATACTCTGATGAGTTGAAAGTCACCCAAAGTCTATTTTTAATGAATACAACATCGCGAATCATTGTAAATCAAAGATACAAAGTTATTATTgtaattacatttttatatcaagcAATCTTTCTAGAAATCGGACAGGAAAGTGTCTGTGAATCAACCTGACCTGATTGGGACTGTTTTTACCCCTACCAAAAATGACATGTCTTTAAATGTACTTCTTTTGACCCGCTACCCAATATGTTTGATCACTCATATTTCTTCCTCTAAACTACATAGTATAGCAGCCAAACAATCATTAGATATTCCTTACCCTTGTGCTTAGTCTACTGTAGAGTTTTTTGTTTATCAGATAGTTAACTGCTGCTTTACTACATAGGACTCCCGAAGTTACGCAAGGAATGGATTGATCGGAGGGAGAAAGCAGATCCACCAAGATACACCCAAATGTACTATGCTAAGAAAGGAGTCATTACCGAGGAGATGGTCTACTGTGCTGCCAGGGAGAAACTCGACCCGGAATTTGTGAGATCAGAAGTTGCTCGTGGCCGTGCAATCATTCCTTCCAACAAGAAGCACTTAGAGTTGGAGCCCATGATTGTTGGTAGGAATTTCTTGGTGAAAATCAACGCAAATATCGGAAATTCTGCTGTTGTAAGCTCAATTGAAGAAGAAGTTCACAAGCTTCAGTGGGCTACAATGTGGGGTGCTGATACCATCATGGATCTTTCAACGGGCCGTCACATCCATGAGACCCGTGAATGGATTCTCCGTAACTCTTCTGTTCCAGTTGGTACCGTGCCCATTTATCAAGCACTGGAAAAAGTCAATGGGATTGCAGAAAATCTAAACTGGGAAGTTTTCCGTGAGACATTGATTGAACAAGCTGAGCAGGGTGTGGATTACTTCACAATCCATGCGGGTGTTCTGCTTCGTTATATCCCATTAACAGCTAAAAGAATGACAGGAATTGTTTCTAGAGGCGGTTCCATTCATGCAAAATGGTGTTTGGCTTACCATAAGGAAAATTTTGCTTATGAGCATTGGGATGACATTCTTGATATCTGTAACCAGTATGATATTGCTTTATCCATTGGTGATGGATTAAGGCCCGGCTCAATCTATGATGCTAATGATACTGCTCAGTTTGCAGAGCTCTTGACTCAAGGTGAACTAACTCGTAGAGCATGGGAGAAGGATGTACAGGTATGATTCTGTTATGCATTCTTTATATGTACGTTTAAAACTTCATATGGAACAAAAGCATCGCTGTTTGATTATCTCCAACAGGCAACGGATCAAATGGGAGAAGTTATAGAACTTAGCCAAAATGGAATGGGTAAAATTCACCCAAAGTTATAAAacgatttgattttttttttttaacgtttgtACTTGTTGTAATCATATCTTAAAATATCTTTGATTAAAAAGtaatattttgaacaaaaagaTTTCTGGGTCAACCTAATCTTACCTCACCAGTGTCGAGCTACAGAAACATTACCTGTTACCCACCCCTCCGAATTTTTCTACTCGCAATATAAAACGATTTCTGTGAGCTGCACTAGCATTGTAATATGAtgacttattttttattttgcagGTCATGAACGAAGGGCCTGGGCATATCCCAATGCATAAAATCCCAGAAAATATGCAAAAACAGCTGGAATGGTGTAATGAAGCACCATTCTACACACTTGGACCACTGACTACTGATATTGCACCAGGATACGATCACATTACTTCAGCCATTGGTGCAGCCAACATTGGAGCCCTTGGAACTGCACTTCTATGCTACGTGACACCAAAGGAGCACCTTGGTCTACCCAATCGCGATGATGTTAAAACTGGTGtcatatcatataaaatagCTGCTCATGCTGCTGATCTGGCTAAAGGCCACCCGCATGCTCAAGAATGGGATGATGCTCTTAGCAAAGCTAGGTTTGAGTTCAGGTGGTTGGACCAATTTGCTCTGTCATTGGACCCGATGACTGCCACATCATTCCATGATGAGACTCTCCCATCTGATGGTGCAAAAGTGGCTCATTTCTGTTCCATGTGTGGACCCAAGTTCTGTTCGATGAAGATAACCGAGGATGTGAGGAAGTATGCTGAGGAACATGGCTATGGTAGTGCTGAAGAAGCGGTTCAGCAAGGGATGGATGCTATGAGTGCTGAGTTTCAGGCTGCCAAGAAGACTGTGAGTGGTGAACAACATGGTGAGGCTGGTGGAGAGATCTACTTGCCAGAATCATACATCAGTGCtaaaaaaatatgaaggttAGTAGGACATGATGATTTTCTTCAATGCTAGAAATGACAAATCTATTAATTTATGAATTTACAAACAAGTGTCATGTTTTACATTTAACAGGTCAAAAAggtaaaatagaaaaaagttAGTTTAAAAGGAAACGGGTCAAGTGGGCCAAAAGTTGCCCGAAGTGTACTCTTTTATGCATAAAACATTTTGGGCCATTTGTAGGAAGTTAGATATTATTATACATGTCAGAGTTACCCGTCCGACTCCTACCAAAAATCAAACTCATTCTGACCCATACCTGTTATACAATCTTTTTAATCACCGGGATTCAATGCTATGACAGGGTTTGATAGAATAACATGGTCCTTTTTTGGCAAATGATATAATACTTGTTCTTTTGAGGCTTATTTAAATACTTCTAACTATCGCATAAGATATCATATAGTAGCATAACACATACAAGACGGTAAACTTTAATTCATGAAGGTTCATTGATTTCTCTTAGAGGTGGATAATAGCTGGGTTGGGCAAGTTAGAATGAGTAATTTTGTATAGGTTGTGTTAGACCAGAAACAATTCTGGAACTTAGTttgattatttataattttttattttgtattaatttttaaaatggaGTACATAATCAGTGTCAGATTTGATTATAGAATTTATATTATCTCTGTAGCAATCTAATTTTCTGGGGGAAAAAAACATACTAAGGGCGTTTTATGCATCAAAAGTACGCTTTAAGTGATTTTGTACCCATTTGACCAATTTCCTTCATTCTGTTTTATCTGACTGACCtattaatgatataaaatacCCGCTTcgacccatttataagtaaataactTAAAAACTTCCTTCTGTAGTCTCTCTTTTTTAAACATCTAATTGACCACTAATTCTAAGTTTCATACTTGAATAACTATATGTTCATCACAACACCTGTTATTGTGTGAAAATTTAACGGGGTTAATTTGCTGGACATATGTTTCAGGGAGCATGTGAACTTGGAGGATTTCCGTGGAGTGTCTGCAAGATCGGCCTAGCTTAAGATGAGGCCCAAAATCCTCATTTTCAAGTAGTAGGTGAGTACATAGTTTCAGTTTGTGAAGAATAAAAGGCCGAGCAAATGTTTCATGTGTTTTGAGATTGTGGTAGCAATATAACTCTTTTCTGgaagttttttttatcctttatATTGATATGTTGTCGTGTTCATTTCATGGTATTGACATAAGATATGCACCAGGGGTGTCTGAATCTGCTTCAGCACTGCCGTTTTAGACGGAAGTGCTAGACAGCATTTTCAGGCTGAGAAAGTCCCTTAGAACCTGAACAGGATAATGCCTGCGTAGGGAGAGTGCTTTTTCTTCCTTTATGTAGTTACACAAGAGGAAGATCTCTTTGTCGGGCTCGTCATGATGATCATGCTCCCATATCTCGTGTGGCTGGCCAAGTAATCGTTTGCAAACTACAATTCAGTTTACTTGATGAGGTTGGTCATTCTTACAAAGAGGAATCTAGTATGATCCAAATATTTTgagtggcaaaatgggtgggttggttAACAGGTCAAATCAGGATAGGTCAGGTTTACCTGGAAAACTTCTGTctagttgattaaaaaaaatggatttctataaaatgacaaaatatatatatcttaatacaataataataggACTCTTTAGAATaacattaaatttatttttggaGGTGATATAATACATTTTGGCAACTTTAAACCCGTTTGACCTAAATCctattttggtttctttttacTCATTTGACCCACTATAGATGACGCAAAGCCCAAATTAATCCCTTCACACATGAGTTGAGATGAAATTGACACATctactctttctttcttttcttgtaatggCAAACAAACTTCTTCTCTAGAGTCTAGTATAATTGCTTCATGGGCCTTATACAACTTGCTAGTTACTAATACAATCTCTATCGAAGAATAAGGATACATTGT is drawn from Erigeron canadensis isolate Cc75 chromosome 9, C_canadensis_v1, whole genome shotgun sequence and contains these coding sequences:
- the LOC122581987 gene encoding phosphomethylpyrimidine synthase, chloroplastic, giving the protein MASVHANLTSVMCKNVNHSGISKLSKTAFLPIFDVAADPTNLWKKEIRSSYIMVPRATLTFDPPSTNVEKTKQRKNTVDPASPDFLPLPSFEQCFPQSTKEYREVVHEESGNVLKVPFRRVHLAGDEPHFDAYDTSGPQNISPQVGLPKLRKEWIDRREKADPPRYTQMYYAKKGVITEEMVYCAAREKLDPEFVRSEVARGRAIIPSNKKHLELEPMIVGRNFLVKINANIGNSAVVSSIEEEVHKLQWATMWGADTIMDLSTGRHIHETREWILRNSSVPVGTVPIYQALEKVNGIAENLNWEVFRETLIEQAEQGVDYFTIHAGVLLRYIPLTAKRMTGIVSRGGSIHAKWCLAYHKENFAYEHWDDILDICNQYDIALSIGDGLRPGSIYDANDTAQFAELLTQGELTRRAWEKDVQVMNEGPGHIPMHKIPENMQKQLEWCNEAPFYTLGPLTTDIAPGYDHITSAIGAANIGALGTALLCYVTPKEHLGLPNRDDVKTGVISYKIAAHAADLAKGHPHAQEWDDALSKARFEFRWLDQFALSLDPMTATSFHDETLPSDGAKVAHFCSMCGPKFCSMKITEDVRKYAEEHGYGSAEEAVQQGMDAMSAEFQAAKKTVSGEQHGEAGGEIYLPESYISAKKI